One genomic segment of Bradyrhizobium prioriisuperbiae includes these proteins:
- a CDS encoding superoxide dismutase, whose translation MFQLPTLPYSIDALAPYMSAETLEFHHGKHHKAYVDKLNELTANGPYRGMGLETIIKASADRPADRTLFNQAGQHWNHSHFWLGMKKNGGGSIPGNLEKQIASDFGSIEKFKEDFKAACIAQFGSGWAWLVFDGEKLAVTKTGNADTPLTEGHAALLTCDVWEHSYYIDYRNLRPKYVDAFLSNLVNWEAVTERYERAVG comes from the coding sequence GTGTTTCAGCTTCCGACCCTGCCTTACTCCATCGATGCGCTTGCGCCCTATATGTCCGCCGAGACCCTCGAATTTCATCACGGCAAACATCACAAGGCTTATGTCGACAAGCTCAACGAACTGACGGCGAATGGCCCCTATAGGGGAATGGGTCTTGAAACCATCATCAAGGCCAGCGCAGACAGACCCGCCGACCGCACGCTTTTCAATCAGGCTGGTCAGCACTGGAACCACAGTCACTTCTGGCTCGGCATGAAGAAAAACGGTGGCGGCTCGATCCCGGGCAACCTTGAAAAGCAGATCGCGTCAGATTTTGGCTCAATCGAAAAATTCAAGGAAGATTTCAAGGCCGCCTGTATCGCCCAGTTCGGCAGCGGTTGGGCGTGGCTCGTCTTCGACGGTGAAAAGCTCGCTGTTACCAAAACCGGCAATGCCGATACGCCACTGACCGAAGGCCATGCCGCATTGCTGACCTGCGACGTATGGGAACACTCCTATTACATCGACTATCGCAATCTTCGCCCGAAATACGTCGATGCGTTCCTGTCGAATCTCGTCAATTGGGAGGCTGTGACGGAGCGGTATGAACGGGCCGTTGGATAA
- the pyrC gene encoding dihydroorotase yields the protein MNLDAMFDHAAAGTAPIASISIRRPDDWHVHLRDGALLRAILPFTAAQFARGNIMPNLTPPVTTPAAAKAYRERILAARPAGSDFQPLMTCYLTDATMHDEIERGYAEGIWIAAKLYPAGATTNAHHGVTDIPALSPVLERMEKIGMPVLIHGESTDPEIDIFDREAVFMEQSLFPLLKRHPGLKVVIEHATMAETLDIVRAHSLRMAATITPHHLVINRTSIFQGGLQPHLYCLPVAKRERHRVALRKAATSGESCFFIGTDTAPHLRSRKEAECCAAGVFGGATALQTYVHVFDEEGALDHFEAFASLNGARFYGLAPNAGTLVLERRECRVMPTVPIDNDEVVVFRGGVTLPWSIGLVTVAD from the coding sequence ATGAATCTCGATGCAATGTTCGATCATGCTGCGGCCGGTACCGCGCCGATCGCGTCGATTAGCATTCGACGGCCTGACGACTGGCATGTGCATCTGCGCGATGGCGCGTTGTTAAGAGCGATTCTGCCGTTCACGGCCGCTCAATTCGCGCGGGGCAATATCATGCCGAATCTCACGCCGCCGGTGACGACGCCTGCCGCCGCCAAGGCGTATCGTGAACGTATCCTGGCCGCGCGGCCGGCCGGCTCGGATTTCCAGCCGTTGATGACTTGCTACCTGACCGACGCGACCATGCATGACGAGATTGAGCGAGGCTACGCCGAAGGCATATGGATCGCAGCCAAGCTCTATCCCGCCGGGGCGACGACGAACGCCCACCACGGCGTCACCGACATCCCGGCGCTGTCTCCCGTGCTGGAGCGCATGGAAAAGATCGGGATGCCGGTCCTGATCCACGGCGAGTCGACCGATCCGGAAATCGACATCTTCGACCGCGAGGCAGTCTTCATGGAGCAAAGCCTGTTTCCACTACTAAAGCGACACCCAGGACTCAAGGTCGTGATCGAACATGCCACCATGGCGGAGACGCTGGATATCGTACGTGCCCATTCGCTGCGGATGGCCGCGACGATCACGCCGCATCACCTCGTCATCAACCGCACGTCGATTTTCCAAGGCGGATTGCAGCCGCATCTGTATTGTCTGCCAGTCGCCAAGCGCGAGCGGCATCGCGTGGCCTTGCGCAAGGCCGCAACGTCCGGCGAGAGTTGTTTCTTCATCGGGACCGACACGGCGCCCCATCTACGCTCACGAAAAGAAGCCGAATGCTGCGCGGCCGGTGTATTCGGCGGCGCGACTGCACTACAAACGTACGTTCACGTCTTTGACGAGGAAGGCGCGCTGGACCATTTCGAAGCGTTTGCGTCCCTGAATGGCGCCCGCTTCTATGGGCTTGCGCCTAACGCGGGCACCCTTGTGCTTGAGCGACGTGAATGCCGTGTCATGCCAACAGTACCGATAGATAATGATGAGGTCGTCGTATTTCGAGGCGGCGTCACCTTGCCATGGTCTATCGGGCTCGTCACAGTGGCAGATTGA
- a CDS encoding peroxiredoxin translates to MVTIGTKLPAFDLQAVVSNEPKTAFSRITEASDAGKWKVIFFWPKDFTFVCPTEIAAFGALNNEFSDRDAVIYGVSTDSEYVHLAWRQSRADLKTIPFPMLADIKRDLSIALGVLHPQEGVCLRATLIADPDNVIRFVSVNDLSVGRNPQEVLRVLDALQTDELCPCNWQKGDAVLDAA, encoded by the coding sequence ATGGTCACGATTGGTACGAAGCTGCCCGCCTTCGATCTTCAGGCCGTCGTCTCGAACGAGCCTAAGACCGCCTTCTCACGCATCACGGAAGCAAGCGACGCTGGCAAATGGAAGGTGATCTTCTTCTGGCCGAAGGACTTCACGTTCGTCTGTCCGACCGAGATCGCGGCCTTTGGTGCATTGAATAACGAATTCTCCGATCGTGACGCGGTTATCTACGGCGTCTCGACCGACAGCGAGTATGTTCATCTCGCCTGGCGGCAGAGCCGTGCCGATCTCAAGACCATCCCGTTCCCGATGCTCGCCGACATCAAGCGAGACCTGAGCATCGCTCTGGGCGTGTTGCATCCCCAGGAAGGCGTGTGCCTGCGTGCCACGCTGATCGCCGATCCGGACAATGTGATCCGCTTCGTCTCCGTCAATGACCTTTCTGTCGGCCGCAATCCGCAAGAAGTCTTACGCGTTCTCGACGCGCTGCAGACCGACGAACTGTGTCCCTGCAATTGGCAGAAGGGTGACGCGGTGCTCGACGCAGCCTGA